aagaacagacaggaggaccaatggaactgaatagaagacctggatatcaatccacatatcttcaaacacctgatctttgataaagaagcaaaaaatatcacatggaaaaaagaaagcatatttaacaagaggtgctggcataactggatatcaacatgtagaagaatgaaaatagacccatatctatcaccaNNNNNNNNNNNNNNNNNNNNNNNNNNNNNNNNNNNNNNNNNNNNNNNNNNNNNNNNNNNNNNNNNNNNNNNNNNNNNNNNNNNNNNNNNNNNNNNNNNNNNNNNNNNNNNNNNNNNNNNNNNNNNNNNNNNNNNNNNNNNNNNNNNNNNNNNNNNNNNNNNNNNNNNNNNNNNNNNNNNNNNNNNNNNNNNNNNNNNNNNNNNNNNNNNNNNNNNNNNNNNNNNNNNNNNNNNNNNNNNNNNNNNNNNNNNNNNNNNNNNNNNNNNNNNNNNNNNNNNNNNNNNNNNNNNNNNNNNNNNNNNNNNNNNNNNNNNNNNNNNNNNNNNNNNNNNNNNNNNNNNNNNNNNNNNNNNNNNNNNNNNNNNNNGAaagtcacttaaggaaatgttcaacatccttagtcatcagagaaatgcaaatcaaaacaactctgagaatttgtatttttaaaatgactattttaCCAAAACAGActtacagattcagtgcaatcccaatcaaaatctcCAGCATGAGCACACTTCCCCACAgtatttttttcctcagtgatggtgcctcttcttaatcaccactaatttcttagctccagttGACCAGCATCTATTGTCCCTGTAAAACAAAGACTTACTTCATTAGCTTTGCTCTTGTTAATTACAGCTAATTCTTCAGTCCCAGCTAACCATAACCACAGATCTCATTTTTAGTCTTTAAGTGACTTGCAAACTTCTCTCTGGAACTTCTCAAATTAGGCCTCCACTGTTTGCTTTactctcaacattcttatcttcagAGCTACAAtagaaagggatggaggaaggttggacaggggagcacggaaccacagttcttagttaggggagccactttagggttggcaggagacttgaccctggagtggctcccaggagcccatggtgatgtcccccttgggcagctgaggttaggcaacctgagatgaccctatcctatagcaatactgacgaatatcttgcataccaccatagaaccttcatctggtgatggatggagatagacagagaaccacactggaacactggactgagctcccaaggtcccaatgaggagcagaaggagggagaagatgaacaaggaagtcaggaccacgaggggtgcacccacccactgagacaatggggctgatctattgggagctcaccaaggccagctggactgtgactgagaaagcatgggataaaaccggactctctgaacatggcgaacaatgagggctgatgagaagccaaggacaatggcacggggttttgatcctacttcatgttctggctctgtgggagcctagccagtttggttgttcaccatggacggaggggggcggaccttggactttccacagggcagggaaccctgactgctctatggactggagagggaggaggagaggagcttgggggaaggggagaagggtgggagaagggggagggaaatgggaggctgggaggaggcagatactttttttttccttttctcaataaaaaaaaagaaaagaaaagaaaatgtcatcaaGCTTTGAACTCCTAATGGATTTCTAGTTCCAAGGTCCTTTCACAGtctttctcaaaacaacatgCCAGATCTTTCGCCATAGCCCATAATCCTATTACCATGTTATTTtaaggtttctgtttctgtgatgaaacaccatgagctggagaaggaggggaaccTGGAAGCAGTTGTTGATGTAGAAACCCTggatactgcttactggcttgctccccatggcttgttccaGCTGCGCCTTTTTAGAACCCAAGACCCCCAACCCAAGGCTGGCACCATCCACAaggagctgggccctcccccaacAATCACTAATTTACACAATGTTGTACAGGTTTGCCTGAAGCTCAACCTTatgaagaaaattttcttttttgaggttccctcttctcagactACTacaacttgtgtcaagttgacataaactatccagcacacaggggtcaagagaaaataaactctaATGGGTCATGGAAAATCTTCTAACCTCATTAGTAAGTTGATTTTGGAGCTCCTCTCAAGGGCTAAACATTAGGTTAAAATGTAACTTTGTGACTGCAGTTTCCGTTTCCTTGAATTGTGGaatcaatgaaaagaaacaaaagcatgttGAGTTTCACTTTCATGTTCTCGGAAATGTAGGAGATTCTGGATAGAAACTTGACCCCCCTCTCCTATGTGATTGGCTAGCACACTCTGAAGGTGGGCCAAAAGTCAAGACAAAAGAGCTACCCATCTTCCTGGTTtctgctgaggaagcagaggggtTCCAGTGAGGGACCTCCAGCACAGCTGAGGGCTATTCCTGTCCTGAACAGTGAGAGCATCCCCTGGACACAGGATTTTCTGGTAACTAGGCGTTCAAATCTGAATTCTcaccctcctctgtctctttcctagAAAGCCTGTGAATAACAAGACATTTAGAGAGAAATCTTCAGAGTTGGGAAACTCAGTTTGGAAGCTAGGGGTCTTTGATTGGAGGCAGGCAGGACTGACTTGAAGATGTTCTTAAGTAATTATTCAAGTTTAGATAGACCTAAAGCAAATAACAaggttattatttaaaatttacccAGCTGTTTTagatttcagttttgtttgtttgttagaggAAAATGAGCGTTTCAGTATATATGTGTTGTGAATTATAACTATAGAATATATGAAAATTGTTGTGTCTCAATCTTGTTTTTGCCCAGTATTCGTTTCTTGTCCCATTCTACCCAGTTcaggatatttattttaaaccCCAATGGAATCTCGATTCGGATAAAAGATGCCCTCTGTAGGATGCTTCTGCTGTAACTTTGCTGGGGAACaattttagggtttgtttttgttttaaaaatatttgtatttgctGTATGACAAATTAATGCATCTCTGTAATATTTTGATCATCTTCACCCActatttctgtgtcttttcccattcttgttCTCTCTGggatccttcctcttcccatggaTGCCCCTATGTTTTgtcttcttcacattttttttttaatactccaTTGATTTTAATCGGGATCACTTGCTTGttctggtgtgggattatttacTTGATCATGCTCAACTTTCTAGTTGTCATATCTCTATAGAAAAATGACTCTTTCTCCCCCCCACCAATTTGTAATCCTAAGCTAAGGATAAGGCATCATGTGCCTCTGATCTTGTTCCTGCTGAAATGTGAACAAGCTAAATCTTATGTAAGTCTCCTGCAGGTAACCCCAGATGCCAGGAGTTTACACCTGCAAGTGCCATGTCGTAGTCAGAAGAAATTATTTCACGCCACTCCCCCTGCCCCATTCTGTTTTCTGTGGTGTTCTCTAAACCTGGTTAGGGTGGAGGATTGATAAAAATTTCactattttatttaagaatgaGCACTCAACCATCATTTACTCTCaccactttgaccagttatgagacTACCCACTGGGTAGCATCAAAACACTACccactgaaaagaaataaataaaaatttaaaaacgaGACAAAAATCCAAATGGGGAATAAGCAAAATCAACCACAAAATCTTTGTCTCAGCAAGGCTGAGAGCATCAGTAATCTCTGGTATAGCCcaaaatatttagaaggaaattGGCCCATTTATCAAAACAGCAGCACTTGATGCTGAGGGCCATTTTTAATGAGGGAATCCTCTTTGACGTGTTGGGTTTTATCATGATGTTGGGGCACTAGTGAAGAAATGCATCCTTTTGTACTGATTAATATTTCATGTCACTATAGTTTGTTGTGGTCATACTCTGTGTAAGACATTTAAGAcaaatttttcttgtttattttctttttcttgttcggtagttcttgagaattttatacaatgcattttatttgtttttttataacatttatatattcattctctGTGTCCTCATACACCAGAGCTAGGTGCTCACATGCTGGagcatgcttgtggaggtcaaaagacaaggTGTAGAAGTCAGTTCTGTCTGCTATGTGAGTCTTAGGATTAGAACTCAGATCATCTGATTTAGGGACATGTACCCTTGCCTGCTCAGTCTTGCTGGCCTAAGACAGTCTcagagtgtgcatgtgtagacCAAGGCATGGGGACCAAAAGGATTGGAGGCTTTTGTAATAGATCCCCAGCAACTTTTGTCTTAGTAACTTTCCCCCAGGCTAAATGCAAAGGATTCAGGCTCATGGTTGCCCTGATAGATCCAACTACTTTCATTTTTATCCAGGTTCAGTCAGCTTTTGTGAGTGGCCAGATTTATTACCAAATACTTCATTTCCGTCACCATCAGAATAGTTTAAATCTGACACCCCTTCTATCCCCTGCtccaccaccccacccctcactgccTCCATTAGGTTTAGTGAGGCTGAGTGAGAGTTGAACCTGGATGTCTGTCCAGCTTGAGAGACAGTAACAAAACTCAGAGGGGACCCTGGCTTTATAGTAGGACTTGACTAGCCAGCAGGCCAGGAGCTGAGCGGCACCCCAGCACCCTGTAGAGTCATCACTTTTCTGAGTGTGGGGAAGAGGGTCTGGCTCTGTGGCTGTTGTGgaccctgctctgctctgctgctaGTGGTGCTGGGGCTGNNNNNNNNNNNNNNNNNNNNNNNNNNNNNNNNNNNNNNNNNNNNNNNNNNNNNNNNNNNNNNNNNNNNNNNNNNNNNNNNNNNNNNNNNNNNNNNNNNNNNNNNNNNNNNNNNNNNNNNNNNNNNNNNNNNNNNNNNNNNNNNNNNNNNNNNNNNNNNNNNNNNNNNNNNNNNNNNNNNNNNNNNNNNNNNNNNNNNNNNNNNNNNNNNNNNNNNNNNNNNNNNNNNNNNNNNNNNNNNNNNNNNNNNNNNNNNNNNNNNNNNNNNNNNNNNNNNNNNNNgaaaaaccaaaaaaaaaaaaaaatgtattatgtaaTAGCCATGAACTGCTATTGGACACAATGTTTTGTGACTTATCACAACCTTTATCTTATGGTTCTGATGAATATTATTTTGGTTAAAGTCTACTTTTGTAAATGTTACCCAAAGAAAATCAGTATCTTAGGAGAAACTTATTGATATAAACAAGATGAATTTTAGATTTGTATCAGTGTAGTGAGCTTTGGCCTTAggaattttaataacttttaacTATAGCTGACAGAGAACAGAACACAGAGATTCCTTTAACTAGAGGCTACACAGCTCGCAccccaggaaaacaaaacagaatggtTGTGTGCTTTTAAATTAGAAAGCAGTGGAATCCTAACTCAAACCATTTATTGGCATTAATCCACTAAAATAAATCTGTGGATGCCATTCTGAGCAGTGACTGTGCTCAGGTCTGAGTTTTCGTTTGTTATGCTAGGGCCTCTGTTGTCTCTTAGTAGAAACTTTATCTTATCGAGAGTTAACTATGATAGTTCCAGCCACAATGTATCTTAGGAAAGCAAAGGTCATTGTAATATTCAACAGACAATTATTAACCAGTGGATGCCATTCTGAGCAGTGACTGTGCTCAGGTCTGAGTTTTCGTTTGTTATGCTAGGTCCTCTGTTGTCTCTTAGTAGAAACTATCTTATCGAGAGTTAACTATGATAGTTCCAGCCACAATGTATCTTAGGAAAGCAAAGGTCATTGTAATATTCAACAGACAATTATTAACCAAATTAGCCAGAAGCTCAGGAAGAACACACGTTAATAATTCTGAAGGTAAAATTGCCTTTCACCAGCAAATCTAAGTTATttgcaaagatttatttatgtgcactAAAAAGGATTTAGTCTCATCTAATAATTTCAATTTAGCTTAATCCCCTCTACAAGGCCATTTGGTGCCATGGAAGCAGTATATGAGCATAAGCATGGATGTagatataatacaatatatacatacataaaatctaTATCAAATACATTTTAGCACAGCCAAGGAATATTTGTGAAATGTATCCTGCAGGTTATTTTTTAAGTCTTATGCTCTGATTACCTTTTCAGTATCTCTAAGTGAGCTTCAATCTTAAATctgttctttaaaagttttaattttctgttgaaGCAAATTAGAAAACTTCTGTCTCAGTATGTAGTTCCTTAAACAGGATGACTAAACAGAATGTTGGTGAAGGTGGAAAACTTGAAAACatgaaaactattttctttactCACCTGAAATTTTGACTTGGCTGCTTACAAAACTAAGTTGTAAAATCACACATCTGGAAGTTTTGGGAACATGGAAAACACAAATCATCTAATCAGTAAAACAAACACAGATCCCAACCTTTCCCCCTGAGATGCCTTTATGTAGCTCTATAGGATGAGAAACTCCATCTCCGTACCATTAGGAAAGATCCCAGGTCTGGGATTCTAGAAGCACACTGGGGAAGATTGTTGTTTGAGTAAGAGATTTGTTGAAAGGGTTGTGAATGccatagacagacaggcagagaacaGCATGACACAGGCTCTGAGATCAGGCCCATGTGGCAGAAGAGGGAATCCTTTCTTATGGGTCTGTGCCGCATGATTGATGAGAAGCCTACAGTGCATGCTTGTAGTCAAGAACTCTATCTATGGGTTGGGAGCAAGAATCTAGGAATAAAAGTGGTTTTAGTCATGGAAACCAAACCACTATAATTTCTGTAACGATCACCAACCAAAATGGGGTTGCTTTACAAGCTGAGGTGCCCCTGGTTAGCAATTTAGATAGCTACAAATTGCACCCAGTGTTTCTTCCAATCTTCTAAGACCTCTTTTGAAGAGTTGGTTCAAGGGCCCTACAACACTGGCCAGAGTGGAAAAACATCTGACGAATGTTTTTCAGAAAGGCCACAAAGATTTCTCAGGACCATCAGGCTAATCAAGAGCTGAAATCTGGGCTCCTGAGATGTCTCCCTTCCTGGCTTTATCTCTGTCTGAGATACTTACTGAGACAGGCTTCTTCAGTTTAACCAACAATAGAAATTCATTGCATTTAATCCACCTTGTAGTGAACTTAAGccaaaataaagaagcaaaatataacaCATTGGATAAATACTTATTACATAAGTTAAGCAAGGCAGGCATTGAGCTATTTCCAAAGTGATGCTTTAACTCACTGCCTAGCAAAGGAAGCGTAGCAGTTTTCTTCATGGGGTCCATAGATGTTCATATAGGCGTAGGCCAGCTTTTAAGCAAGCTCTTTTTAGAATTACATTCCCTAAGCATGCTTAATATTAAATTGATGGACAGAAATGCCTCTCAGAATCCCCAGCTTCCACAATAATATTTTAGctgacaataaagaaaatgatatttttgaaggaactgaatgcaggaagaaatcTGTCCATGAAGGTACCTGCTTTGCTTAGTCAATAACAGATTGGCACATGTTCTTGTCCTATCTGAGCATCCACACATGGAGGCTAATCTCACATGACTTTACAGCATTCAGAGTACCCAAATATTTTTATGGGAAGGCCAGTAGCTTTACTTGTTTTCCATCTCATGATAGCTTCTTGTGTCCAGATTTAACATGAATCCAAGGAATAGAGAGAGTCTAGTGGAACCTGAAGGTTGTTAGCCCTCTTtgctcatggcctctgctttctggtttcCAGGACTCTATGGGCTATGGAATGATGCATGAAAATCTGCCATGGAATCTGAATGCTGTAGAACTGAGTTATACATGTCCATATACACCTGTTGTCCCTACAGTAACTGACTTAGTACctgccagttctctctttcccactGGGCCATCTATGAAGTCAAGCCTATGAATATAACCCAAGCACCAATACAGATTGGCCAATCAGGTTCCAGGAGTTGCTATTGTCTATATCAACTCAGCTTCCTGTCTTCTGCACATGTTGTCCGTGTTCATTTGTAATGCAGCAGGTGCCCTGCTTGTACTATCTATGTGTACCAAGCAACCATTGGGATGGGTGATGTCCCTAACAGAATTTTTCTGGCTTGGCTGTTGATTCAATTATTCAGGGAGGCTAAGTCTCTTCAAAAGAAATTGGTCCTAGGACATATCTGTGTGGCATGGTGACTGGACTGGCAAGCACTACACCCCATATAAATATGCATTATATTTTGCAAAGTTTGGTCCCATTTCACCTTAGAAAGAAGCTTGTCCATTGGCCTTCAATCCAACTCTTTATTGGAAAAGTGTTAGATTTATAGATCAGGAAGGGTTCATGAataaatgttcaaataaaaagacTTCACTTAAAGAGCAAATTTAGAAAGTTAGACATGCCGAGCAGATAAATAAGGGACTGTGTGACAACCAGAGGCTTGAAAGTGTGAGGGGCCATTAGCAGATCTAAGTagaggaataagaagaaaatatttttcttgaaaataccATGAGTACTGAACAGTTCACAAAGGCCAAGTAGCACAGAtgataaagaatgaaagaagcagGTACAGTCAGTCATGCAGCCCAACATGGAGGCCATGACCAAATACAGCTGATTTGTACTGGAATCTGTAATGTGAAAGGCCTCTGGTCATGAAGTCTACACGGGACAGAGGCACAGTGCAGACTGAATGTTAAGATGGATCTGCAAAGACACAATGGAGACCAAAACATTAAAGTCTCATGTGATGGTCTCAGATCCTGCAGAAAGAATGGCCCTACTGTGTCACTTATTGGTGAACTCTAGAGAAGCCAAACTCATAGAGGTGGAAGGCAGGGTAATGGGCAAAGCTGTGGGAGAGGGAAATAGGATGATGTTGCTCAAAGGACACAAAGTCTCAGATGTGTAAAATGAACACAGTGGGAGATCAGATGCAGGACTGCAATCATTAAGGATGGCGTGTGGCAATATACTTGAAATTTGATAAAATATAGATCTTAAATTTCATAAACATcctcctgactcttccttctttccttcagtgCCATTAGTTGCTCACAGTCATGGGTCAGCTGTTCTCTTCATCTAATGATGAGCGCCACCAAGATTTGGCCTCCagctttaaagaatattttaagaagttcAAGGTAGGAAGCAAAATCATCTCTCAGGAAACCTTAGCTTCAATTGAGTCAAGCCTGTCGCAAGGAAACATACAGGGGGCAAATTCTTCAATCACTAATGCATTAAAAGAAATTGATAGCACCCCACTCAATGTGGCAGTAACAGGAGAGTCTGGAGCAGGGAAGTCCAGCTTCATCAATGTCCTAAGGGGAATTGGGCATGAAGAGAAAGGTGCAGCTAAAATAGGTGTGGTGGAAACAACCATGGAGAGACATCCCTACACCCACCCCAAGATTCCCAATGTGGTTTTTTGGGACCTGCCTGGGATTGGAACCACAAATTTCCCACCCAAAGATTATctggagaaaatgaaattcaacGAGTATGATTTCTTCATCATAGTTTCTGCCACACGCTTTAAGAAAAATGATATAGACCTCGCCAAAGCAATCAGCATGATGAAGAAGGATTTCTACTTCGTGAGAACCAAGGTGGACTCTGACTTGAAAAATGAGAAGGAATTCAAACCACGAACCTTTGACAGAGAAAAGGTCCTGCAGCAGATCCGCAGCAGCTGTGTGAGGACCTTTGAGGAGAATAAAGTTGAAGTACCACCCATCTTCTTGATCTCTAATAAAATCTTATCTGACTATGATTTCCAAATTTTGATGGACAAGATTATGAATGCTCTCCCTGTACACAAACGACACAATTTTATGCTCTCATTGCCTAATATTACAGATGCGGCCATTGAAAGGAAGCGGCAGTTCCTGAAGCAGAGGATTTGCCTCGAAGCCTTTGCAACTGGCCTACTCAATATGATCCCTTCACTGACCCTCTTAATGGGCAATGATTTGGAGAATCTTAGGAAAAGTATGAACTATTATCGAACTGTCTTTGGAGTGGATGATGCATCCTTGCAGGGTTTGGCTGAGGACTGGCAAGTGTCGGTGGATCAGCTCAAGGCAAAGATGAAATCTCCTCATGTGTTTGAAActacaaaggaagaaacaacCATACAAGAAAGGCTTTCAAGACTTTATGAGGAGTTCTGTTTGACTAACGGGCACCTATTTGCTAAGGATGTTTATGCTAAAGAATTGTTTTACCTGAAATTTTGTTTCCTTGACATGGTGGCAGATGATGCTAATGTTCTCCTTAGAGAGATATGTGTAAAAAATAACTTGGTTTCTGATTAGGCTAAAATCTTGTAGCTGTCAAAAATCAGAatcaatgacagaaaaaaaaaaggacactgaTATTGCAAAACAACATAATGGGTTGGTTATTCAGGCCTTCTAAGCTTTATTCACACTTAGTGATCATATATCCACATTAGCTGTTGCAAGGGGATCAAATATGCTTAAAGCTAAAAACATCTACTCACTTTGACTAAACACTAAGATATATGAATTGCCCTTTTATCTGAATTTATGTCATATAAATCAACAGCAATTTTTAGGTTTAAGATTGTGGTGGGTGGTTTGATCGACAGATTATAGAATCACATGGGAGATGAACCTCTGGACTTGTACTTGGGAAACTATTTTACTTACATTAATTGAGGTAGGAAGTGCTGCCGACTGTGTGTGGCCCCATTCCCTAGCTGCTGATCCCTGACTGTGCATGTGGAAAGGGAGGCTAAGATAGAACACTTTCACTCATgcattgctctctgctttcttactGTGGGTGGAGGGACACTAGCTGCCCCCAGCTGCTGCTGCGACTCCTCTATAACCTTGAGTTTCACACTTATGTCCTCTCTTCATAGTAATACCACAGGAAAAGCCataactgggctggagagatggctcagaagaccagctgagacatccaactGGATTCTTGGaacttccattggtagacagctaTTGTTGAACTAGCTGGACAACAGCCAGTAGGCCTTTCTACCAGTCTTATTCAAGCTATATATAAGAGACTTATATAAAGATAGTAAAATGGAGTGAGTAGTGTAAATGAAGTTGCTATATACGTATCTTCTATTTCAAGTGATATAAACTAACCTGGACTTTTTAAAGAACTCTAGGTCTTGAACTTGgtgtatttttatcttgtttcctttttattctctacATTCACAATCAATGTATTAAAGACTTCAGTATAGAATCTAGATTGTCTTGAATTTATGCCTAGATCAACTAGAAATGAGATTTTTCTGAATTCAAGAAAGCTTTCTTGACTCAtgctatgaatatttttccttataaatgAGTACAGCATAGAGTACATTTTCTgttaatatttctcttttatctaTATATTATCTGGTAATTTAACACACAttaaggaaccctgattgctctttgggctgacgaggaagggggacttgatgggggggggggaggtggggaagagacagaaatctttaataaataaataaattttaaaaaaaagattaatgtaTAAAGATCTTGTCTGAAACTACTCTGTACACTGAACACATGAGCCATCTTACTGGATCctatatattaaattttgtcaGATTCATAGTTTAAACCTACTAGAGCCAGTAAGATGAATCTATGGGTAAAGATGCCTACCACTAAATACCACTAAGTCTTACAACCTGAGATcaactcccaggacccacagggtagaaagagaaaattgactcctgatggttgtcatctgacctccacacatgtaccacaGCATGCACagacttacacatacacacaaacatacacacatttaacttttttaatgttttaaccCAATACTAAAAAAAATTTCAGGCCCATTCAATGTTACTTGTGAACAGCACCAAACTATATTTACAGACGAATAAAA
This sequence is a window from Microtus ochrogaster isolate Prairie Vole_2 chromosome 18, MicOch1.0, whole genome shotgun sequence. Protein-coding genes within it:
- the LOC101992774 gene encoding interferon-inducible GTPase 1-like, whose amino-acid sequence is MGQLFSSSNDERHQDLASSFKEYFKKFKVGSKIISQETLASIESSLSQGNIQGANSSITNALKEIDSTPLNVAVTGESGAGKSSFINVLRGIGHEEKGAAKIGVVETTMERHPYTHPKIPNVVFWDLPGIGTTNFPPKDYLEKMKFNEYDFFIIVSATRFKKNDIDLAKAISMMKKDFYFVRTKVDSDLKNEKEFKPRTFDREKVLQQIRSSCVRTFEENKVEVPPIFLISNKILSDYDFQILMDKIMNALPVHKRHNFMLSLPNITDAAIERKRQFLKQRICLEAFATGLLNMIPSLTLLMGNDLENLRKSMNYYRTVFGVDDASLQGLAEDWQVSVDQLKAKMKSPHVFETTKEETTIQERLSRLYEEFCLTNGHLFAKDVYAKELFYLKFCFLDMVADDANVLLREICVKNNLVSD